The window GGCCTTGGTGGCCGCGTCCAGGGTGGCCTGGGCGGCCTTGGTGGCGGCCTCGATGGTCAGGCCGGTGGTCTGGGTGAGGTTCTTGTTCTGGGTGTCGGCCTTCACCGCGGCGGCGGCGGCCGGGGCCTCGGTGGTGTCCGCACTGGCCGAGACGGCGCCGACGGTGGCGGCGGCCAGCGCGGCGGCGGCGACGGTACCGGTCAGCACACGGGTACGCAGGGAGGTCTTCTTCATGGTCGGGCTCCTCGTCGGATCGGTCGGTGCCACGGCCGGGATCTGGGGGCCAGGTCGGGCTCGGCGGCTTCGGTACCGATCCTCCGGCCGCCGGGCCCCCGGGCACATCGACGGTCCGGCGGCCGCTCGCGCGCAGGATGGAGGACGGTCCCGTCAACCGATCGGCTGATGCGCGGCCCGGTCGGACGGGTCACCATCGAGGGATCGGACCAGGTCAGCGCGGTGGGCCGGAGTGCCGACCGCAGAGAGCCGCCCGCAGAGGGGCGACCGCAGAGTGGAAGGAGCCGCCCCGTGCCGCAGGACCGTCCCGCCGGCGGCGAACCGGCCACCGGTGCCACCGCCCCGGCCCCCGCGGGCCCGGCGGCAGCCCCCGACCCGGCGAACCCGCCCGACCCGGCGGACCTTTCCGGCCCCGGGGCCGACAATCCGGACGACGGCCGGCTGGCCGTCCTGCTCGACTCCGCCTTCCTGCTGCTGCTCGCCACCTCGCTCAGCCGCTACCTCAGCCACCACCCCGGCAACCCCCGCATCCCCTGGGTGATCGGCCTCGGCCTCGCCCTGGCCGTCGCCCAGCCGGTCGGCTCCTGGCTGGCCCACCGCCGCCCGCCCGCCCCCGGGCGCCGGCGCAGGCTCTGGCCGCTGGCCCTGGTGGTCGCCCTCTGGGTCGTCCTGGTGCTGGTCGCGCCGAGCTTCGCCTGGTGCGCCGTCCCGCTGGTCTACACCGCCCTGCGCACGCTGCCCGCCCGGGCAGCGATCCCGCTGGTGGCCGCGCTGACCCTGCTGGTGGTGATCGGCGAGGTCCGGCTGCCGGGCGGGGTGGACGCCAACCTGGTGCTGCTGCCGCCGGCCGTGGCGGCGCTCGCCACCGCCGTCTTCCTGTACATGGAACGGCAGGCCGAGCGGCAGCGGGCGCTGATCGCGGACCTCGTACGCACCCGGCGAGAACTCGCCGCCACCGAGCGCCGGGAGGGCACTCTGGCCGAGCGCGAACGGCTGGCCATGGAGATCCACGACACCCTGGCGCAGGGGCTGTCCAGCCAGCAGATGCTGCTGCAGGCCGCCGACCGCACCTGGGAGGCCGATCCGGCGACCGCCCGCGCCCATGTCCGGACCGCCGCCGAGGTGGCGGCCCGCAACCTCGCGGAGGCCCGCCGCTTCGTCCACGACCTCGCGCCCGCCGAACTCGCCGACGGGCGCACCCTCGACCAGGCGCTGCGCTCGCTCGCCGAGCGGGAGTCCGCCGAGAGCGGGCTGCCGGTCCGGTTCCACCTGGACGGCGCCCCGGTGCCGCTGCCCGCCGCCGCGCAGTCCGCGCTGCTGCGGATCGCCCAGGGCGCGCTGGCCAACGTCCGGGAGCACGCCGGGGCCTCGGCCGCCGCGCTGACCCTGTCCTTCCTCGGCGACCAGGCCGTCCTGGACGTCGCCGACGACGGCCGGGGGTTCCGGCCCGCCCGGCCGGGCGGCGGCTCCGGCGCGCCGGAGCCCGGCAGCGGCGGGCGCGGGCACGGTCTGCCCGCGATGCGGGCGCGGCTGCGCCAGCTCGGTGGCACGCTGACCGTCGAGAGCACCCCCGGCGAGGGCACCGTCGTCTCCGCCGCGATCCCGCTGGAGCCCCGACGAACCCCCCTGGAGCCCCGATGAGCACCGCCCCCTCGACCCCGCCGGTGCGGCTGCTGGTCTGCGACGACCACGCCGTGGTCCGGGCCGGCCTGCTGGCGCTGCTGGCCAGCGCCGGTGACATCGAGGTGGTCGGCGAGGCGAGCACCGGCGAGGAGGCGGTCGCCCTGGCCGGTGCGCTGGCGCCGCAGGTCGTGCTGATGGACCTCCAGCTCGGCGAGGGCATCGACGGCGTCGAGGCCACCCGGCGGATCACCGCCGCACCGGGCGCGCCGCACGTCCTGGTCCTCACCACCTACGACACCGACGCCGACATCACCCGGGCGATCGGGGCGGGCGCCACCGGCTACCTGCTGAAGGCCGAGCGGCCCGAGGAGCTGTTCGCGGCGGTGCACGCGGCCGCGCGCGGGCGGACCGTGCTGTCGCCGCCGGTCGCCTCCCGGGTGATGGCTCAGATGCGTTCCCCCGTACCGCAGTTGACCGAGCGCGAGCAGGAGATCCTGGCCCAGC of the Kitasatospora sp. NBC_01246 genome contains:
- a CDS encoding response regulator transcription factor — translated: MSTAPSTPPVRLLVCDDHAVVRAGLLALLASAGDIEVVGEASTGEEAVALAGALAPQVVLMDLQLGEGIDGVEATRRITAAPGAPHVLVLTTYDTDADITRAIGAGATGYLLKAERPEELFAAVHAAARGRTVLSPPVASRVMAQMRSPVPQLTEREQEILAQLGQGLGNREIARALFISEATVKTHLGRIYDKLGVDTRAGAVAVAKERRLLR
- a CDS encoding sensor histidine kinase, translating into MPQDRPAGGEPATGATAPAPAGPAAAPDPANPPDPADLSGPGADNPDDGRLAVLLDSAFLLLLATSLSRYLSHHPGNPRIPWVIGLGLALAVAQPVGSWLAHRRPPAPGRRRRLWPLALVVALWVVLVLVAPSFAWCAVPLVYTALRTLPARAAIPLVAALTLLVVIGEVRLPGGVDANLVLLPPAVAALATAVFLYMERQAERQRALIADLVRTRRELAATERREGTLAERERLAMEIHDTLAQGLSSQQMLLQAADRTWEADPATARAHVRTAAEVAARNLAEARRFVHDLAPAELADGRTLDQALRSLAERESAESGLPVRFHLDGAPVPLPAAAQSALLRIAQGALANVREHAGASAAALTLSFLGDQAVLDVADDGRGFRPARPGGGSGAPEPGSGGRGHGLPAMRARLRQLGGTLTVESTPGEGTVVSAAIPLEPRRTPLEPR